A single window of Myxocyprinus asiaticus isolate MX2 ecotype Aquarium Trade chromosome 48, UBuf_Myxa_2, whole genome shotgun sequence DNA harbors:
- the slc35b4 gene encoding UDP-xylose and UDP-N-acetylglucosamine transporter: protein MNTVFAITLVFVGCCSNVVFLEFLVRDFPGCGNIVTFAQFAFIAFEGFIFETNFGRKKPQIPISNYVIMVTMFFTISVINNYALNFNIAMPLHMIFRSGSLIANMILGIIILKKRYSKSKSLSIVLVSMGIFICTIMSAKQVNVEKGATEEDGVHAFLHWLLGIGMLTFALLMSARMGIFQETLYKQYGKHSKEALFYNHCLPLPGFLLLSTDIYKHAVLFSQSTPVEIPVIGQSMPVMWFYLLMNIITQYVCIRGVFILTTECASLTVTLVVTLRKFLSLIISILYFRNPFTAWHWVGTAVVFLGTLLYTEVLSSVLTAIKGEKADKKAE, encoded by the exons ATGAATACGGTCTTTGCGATCACTTTGGTGTTTGTTGGTTGCTGTAGCAATGTTGTGTTTTTGGAATTTTTGGTGCG GGATTTCCCTGGATGTGGAAACATTGTCACATTCGCCCAGTTTGCCTTCATTGCATTTGAAGGATTCATTTTTGAGACCAACTTTGGACGCAAAAAGCCACAGATTCCCATCAG TAATTATGTGATCATGGTGACCATGTTCTTTACCATCAGCGTGATCAACAACTACGCTCTCAATTTTAACATTGCAATGCCCCTGCATATGATCTTCAGATCC GGATCTCTCATTGCTAACATGATACTCGGTATTATCATCTTGAAGAAAAG ATATTCCAAGAGTAAATCTCTCTCCATCGTGCTGGTGTCTATGGGCATTTTCATCTGCACTATCATGTCGGCCAAACAAGTG AATGTTGAGAAGGGGGCCACAGAGGAAGATGGAGTTCATGCCTTCCTGCATTGGCTTCTTG gTATCGGGATGCTTACTTTTGCCTTGCTGATGTCTGCTAGAATGGGTATTTTCCAAGAAACTCTGTACAAACAGTATGGCAAACACTCCAAGGAAGCTTTATTTTACAAT CACTGTCTGCCATTACCTGGGTTCCTCCTGCTGTCGACCGACATCTACAAACATGCCGTGCTCTTCAGTCAGAGCA CTCCGGTGGAAATCCCTGTGATTGGTCAGTCCATGCCAGTCATGTGGTTTTACCTGCTGATGAACATTATCACCCA GTATGTTTGTATTCGTGGTGTGTTCATTCTGACGACGGAGTGCGCGTCACTCACGGTTACGCTGGTGGTGACGTTACGCAAATTCCTGAGTCTCATTATCTCCATCCTGTACTTCCGGAACCCGTTCACGGCCTGGCACTGGGTGGGCACAGCTGTGGTGTTCCTGGGAACATTGCTGTACACGGAGGTGTTGTCCAGCGTTCTCACTGCAATCAAAGGAGAGAAAGCAGATAAGAAGGCAGAGTAA
- the LOC127437666 gene encoding vesicle transport protein GOT1B: MISLTDSQKMGMGLTGFGVFFLFFGMILFFDKALLAIGNILFVVGLSFVIGLERTFRFFFQRHKIKATGFFLGGIFVVLIGWPIIGVVLEIYGFFLLFRGFFPVAVGFIRRVPILGSLLNLPGISRLVDKVGESNTMV; the protein is encoded by the exons atgatttctttaaCGGACTCACAGA AGATGGGGATGGGGTTGACTGGGTTTGGcgtgtttttcctcttttttggGATGATTTTGTTCTTCGATAAAGCGCTCTTGGCCATTGGAAAT ATCTTGTTTGTTGTAGGTCTCTCGTTTGTTATTGGACTGGAACGGACGTTTAGGTTCTTCTTCCAGAGGCATAAAATAAAAGCTACTGGTTTCTTTCTGGGGGGAATTTTTGTGGTGCTCATCGGCTGGCCGATCATAGGAGTTGTTCTGGAAATCTATGGATTTTTCCTTCTATTCAG GGGCTTTTTTCCAGTGGCTGTGGGCTTCATTAGACGGGTGCCCATTCTTGGATCTTTACTCAATCTTCCTGGTATCAGCAGG TTAGTGGACAAAGTCGGCGAGAGCAACACAATGGTATAA
- the LOC127437655 gene encoding phosphate carrier protein, mitochondrial-like isoform X2 has protein sequence MYPTTLTQLARANPFSAPLFTLQKADEPESHTAVQKRTFAAAAVAEGDSCEFGSQKYFILCGFGGILSCGTTHTAVVPLDLVKCRMQVDPAKYKSIFNGFSVTIREDGMRGLAKGWAPTFIGYSMQGLCKFGFYEVFKIMYGDLLGEENAYLWRTSLYLAASASAEFFADIALAPMEACKVRIQTQPGYANTLRECAPKMYAEEGIWAFYKGVVPLWMRQIPYTMMKFACFERTVELLYKYVVPKPRSECSKPEQLVVTFVAGYIAGVFCAIVSHPADSVVSVLNKEKGSTASQVLKRLGPKGVWKGLVARIIMIGTLTALQWFIYDSVKVYFRLPRPPPPEMPESLKKKLGLTE, from the exons ATGTATCCGACCACACTGACCCAGCTCGCCCGGGCGAACCCCTTCAGCGCCCCGTTGTTCACGCTACAGAAGGCGGATGAGCCCGAATCACACACCGCCGTACAGAAGCGCACGTTTGCAGCCGCCGCTGTAGCCG AGGGAGACAGCTGTGAGTTTGGCTCACAGAAATACTTCATCCTCTGTGGCTTTGGAGGAATTCTGAGCTGTGGCACCACACACACGGCTGTGGTGCCCCTCGACCTGGTCAAGTGCCGAATGCAG GTGGACCCAGCTAAATACAAGAGCATCTTCAATGGATTCTCAGTCACGATCAGAGAGGATGGCATGCGCGGGTTGGCCAAAGGTTGGGCGCCCACCTTCATCGGCTACTCCATGCAGGGACTCTGCAAGTTTGGCTTCTATGAGGTCTTCAAAATCATGTATGGAGATCTGCTAGGAGAG GAAAATGCATACTTGTGGAGAACCTCGCTGTatctggctgcctctgccagcgCAGAGTTCTTTGCAGATATTGCTCTGGCCCCTATGGAGGCGTGTAAAGTGCGTATCCAGACTCAACCCGGCTACGCCAACACCTTGAGAGAGTGCGCCCCCAAGATGTACGCAGAGGAAGGAATCTGGGC TTTCTACAAAGGTGTGGTTCCTCTGTGGATGAGACAAATCCCCTACACCATGATGAAGTTCGCCTGCTTCGAGCGCACTGTTGAGTTGCTTTACAAGTACGTGGTGCCCAAACCCCGCAGCGAATGCTCCAAACCTGAACAGCTGGTCGTCACTTTTGTTGCTGGTTACATCG CTGGTGTGTTCTGCGCCATTGTGTCTCACCCTGCTGACTCAGTCGTGTCTGTGTTGAACAAAGAGAAGGGAAGCACAGCCTCACAAGTTCTCAAGAGGCTCGGACCTAAAG GTGTATGGAAGGGTTTGGTCGCCCGTATCATCATGATCGGTACCCTGACCGCCCTGCAGTGGTTCATCTACGACTCTGTGAAGGTGTACTTCCGTCTGCCCCGCCCACCTCCCCCAGAGATGCCCGAGTCCCTAAAGAAGAAGCTCGGCCTCACTGAGTAG
- the LOC127437655 gene encoding phosphate carrier protein, mitochondrial-like isoform X1, with translation MYPTTLTQLARANPFSAPLFTLQKADEPESHTAVQKRTFAAAAVAESGNSCEFGSAKYYALCGFGGILSCGITHTAVVPLDLVKCRLQVDPAKYKSIFNGFSVTIREDGMRGLAKGWAPTFIGYSMQGLCKFGFYEVFKIMYGDLLGEENAYLWRTSLYLAASASAEFFADIALAPMEACKVRIQTQPGYANTLRECAPKMYAEEGIWAFYKGVVPLWMRQIPYTMMKFACFERTVELLYKYVVPKPRSECSKPEQLVVTFVAGYIAGVFCAIVSHPADSVVSVLNKEKGSTASQVLKRLGPKGVWKGLVARIIMIGTLTALQWFIYDSVKVYFRLPRPPPPEMPESLKKKLGLTE, from the exons ATGTATCCGACCACACTGACCCAGCTCGCCCGGGCGAACCCCTTCAGCGCCCCGTTGTTCACGCTACAGAAGGCGGATGAGCCCGAATCACACACCGCCGTACAGAAGCGCACGTTTGCAGCCGCCGCTGTAGCCG AGTCAGGCAATAGCTGCGAGTTCGGCTCAGCGAAATACTACGCCCTCTGCGGGTTTGGGGGCATCTTGAGTTGTGGTATCACACACACGGCCGTCGTACCACTCGACTTGGTGAAGTGCCGTCTCCAG GTGGACCCAGCTAAATACAAGAGCATCTTCAATGGATTCTCAGTCACGATCAGAGAGGATGGCATGCGCGGGTTGGCCAAAGGTTGGGCGCCCACCTTCATCGGCTACTCCATGCAGGGACTCTGCAAGTTTGGCTTCTATGAGGTCTTCAAAATCATGTATGGAGATCTGCTAGGAGAG GAAAATGCATACTTGTGGAGAACCTCGCTGTatctggctgcctctgccagcgCAGAGTTCTTTGCAGATATTGCTCTGGCCCCTATGGAGGCGTGTAAAGTGCGTATCCAGACTCAACCCGGCTACGCCAACACCTTGAGAGAGTGCGCCCCCAAGATGTACGCAGAGGAAGGAATCTGGGC TTTCTACAAAGGTGTGGTTCCTCTGTGGATGAGACAAATCCCCTACACCATGATGAAGTTCGCCTGCTTCGAGCGCACTGTTGAGTTGCTTTACAAGTACGTGGTGCCCAAACCCCGCAGCGAATGCTCCAAACCTGAACAGCTGGTCGTCACTTTTGTTGCTGGTTACATCG CTGGTGTGTTCTGCGCCATTGTGTCTCACCCTGCTGACTCAGTCGTGTCTGTGTTGAACAAAGAGAAGGGAAGCACAGCCTCACAAGTTCTCAAGAGGCTCGGACCTAAAG GTGTATGGAAGGGTTTGGTCGCCCGTATCATCATGATCGGTACCCTGACCGCCCTGCAGTGGTTCATCTACGACTCTGTGAAGGTGTACTTCCGTCTGCCCCGCCCACCTCCCCCAGAGATGCCCGAGTCCCTAAAGAAGAAGCTCGGCCTCACTGAGTAG
- the LOC127437654 gene encoding lamina-associated polypeptide 2, isoforms beta/delta/epsilon/gamma-like has product MAQFHEDPASLTKEKLKSELMANKVPLPSADSKKDVYVQLYLKNLTVLNKKNTLPVDTFSSDEDTAPVLSNRSRSGKKATRKTDRVRTDKKDFAGLTDEELKVQLMKYGVNSGPIVASTHKVYEKKLQQLQDQPPGPKPETTFPEAVTIKPDGNQNGNTHSAEDQYSDKEEVDPIPEPVPVATKPVRSRGKTPVTTRTSSRQRAKQVEETASVDVQEATLDGGDILKEMFPNESATPTGIMATSRRPIRGAAGRPVNPLNLLSEESLLQQNVYTATKSSVMDVYSSAPAARPQSRRSFSFWLKLLVFLTLAALLYYAFQNVTADQISACQLYVQDNVITPIISYISWESNGESDNGK; this is encoded by the exons ATGGCGCAATTTCACGAGGATCCGGCGTCGCTCACTAAAGAGAAACTCAAGAGTGAGTTAATGGCCAATAAGGTTCCTCTGCCCAGCGCTGACAGCAAGAAAGACGTGTATGTGCAGCTGTATCTGAAGAACCTGACCGTGCTCAACAAGAAGAATACCCTTCCTGTGGACACTTTCTCCAGCGATGAGGACACAGCGCCGGTGCTGTCCAACAGGAGCCGCTCTGGGAAG AAAGCCACAAGAAAGACGGACCGAGTTCGGACTGACAAGAAGGATTTTGCAGGTTTGACTGATGAAGAATTGAAGGTGCAGCTTATGAAATATGGTGTCAACTCAGGGCCAATTGTTG CATCAACGCATAAAGTGTATGAGAAGAAACTTCAGCAGCTCCAGGATCAGCCTCCAGGGCCCAAACCGGAGACCACTTTCCCAGAGGCCGTCACCATCAAGCCAGATGGAAACCAGAACGGAAACACACATTCAGCAGAAGATCAGTACAGTGATAAAGAAG AAGTCGATCCAATCCCAGAACCTGTTCCCGTTGCAACTAAGCCAGTTCGGAGCAGAGGAAAAACTCCTGTCACCACCAGGACCAGCAGCAGACAGCGTGCCAAA CAGGTGGAGGAAACAGCATCCGTTGATGTTCAGGAAGCAACTTTGGACGgaggagatattttaaaggagaTGTTCCCTAATGAATCTGCCACACCCACTGGAATAAT GGCCACTTCTCGGAGACCGATCCGCGGTGCGGCTGGACGTCCTGTGAATCCATTGAATCTCTTGTCTGAGGAATCCCTCCTGCAGCAGAACGTTTACACAGCGACCAAATCCTCCGTCATGGATGTTTACAGCTCAGCACCTGCGGCTCGTCCTCAGTCCCGCCGTTCCTTCTCCTTCTGGTTGAAGCTTCTGGTGTTCCTCACACTGGCTGCGTTACTGTACTACGCCTTCCAGAACGTCACGGCGGATCAGATCAGTGCCTGCCAGCTCTATGTCCAGGACAATGTCATCACTCCCATCATCAGTTATATTAGTTGGGAAAGCAACGGCGAGAGCGACAACGGCAAATAA